The DNA window TTACATTGCGATACGAGTTTGCGATCGTTTCCGCGGAGAATAGCGAAGAAAGTCGTCGCCTTTTTGCCTTAACGATCGCACTTAGCGCACCCATGAGCCTGCTGGCTGCAATTGTACTTTGGGTGATTTCAAGCTACGGAGTGACGGAGGCTGCCGGGTCGAATCTCATTTACCTCGTCGTTTTGCCGTTCCTGATGTTCTTTATGTCGCTGCAAGTGGCGCTGCGGCAATGGAGACTATCGACTAGTCGCTACTTAGGAATTGGGGCTTCTCTACTCTCGCAGGGGGTGTCCAAATCGACTTCGCAAGTAGCTTTTGGACTGATCCAACTGGGCGGAGTGGGGCTTGTAGCTGGTGAAGCCATTGCCCGCATGGTGGGTTCCTATTGTCTGTTGATTTGTGGTCCGATGGAATGGACGTTGCTAAAAAAAGACCTGCGGCCGTCCATTCTCTGGCAAGTGTTCAAGAAACATCGCGACTTTCCCCTGCTCAGTTTGCCCTCTGCCGCCCTGAACAGCATCGCGACCAATCTTCCGGTGCCGCTGCTGGCCTATACCTATGGCCCAGAGGCAGCGGGCTCCTATTTCCTGATCCGCCGCGCCATCAGTATCCCGATGGCTCTCATGGGACAGAGTGTCGCGGACGTCTTTCACAAGAGCATGGCGGTGCAGGCGGCCAACACCCCTGAAAAATCCCTGCGATTTCTTGATCGCACCGTGGTGCGACTCTTTGCCATCGGATTCCTCCCGGCATTGTGCGCTATTACGCTTGGCCCCCAAGCGGTGACGTTTGTCTTTGGAGAAGCCTGGGAGCTCGCTGCCGCTTGCACGCCTGGTTTGGCAATCTGGACACTCTTTCAATTCTCGATTGGTTCGATTAGCCAAACCATCACGGTATACCGCGCGTTTCGCTTCAAACTGATCTACGACGCCATCGTACTCGTGGGAAGTGTAGCGGCGATCGCTGGGGCTCAATACGCGGGAGTCGCTGTGCTCCCGGCCATTAACCTGTTAGCGGCCGCCAACGTGGCCGCCTATCTGGTCTATTTTCTCATTATGCGTCATATCGTGAAAACGGCGGCGTCCAGCTAATGCAATCTGTCAAGAAAAAACTCGGACTGATCCTGCTGGTCCTCCTCTACATGGGGGTCTTGATGTGGGTGCACAAGGCGGTTCTTAGTCAGTCGTTCGCCTACATGGGATTATACTTTGAGATCAAAAGATTCTCGTTTCTTGCGGTGAGTTCCTTCCTGGCGGTTTCGGGCGTGCTGATCCTTCCCTTGAGCACGCCCAGACCCTCGTCGATTGTTCTCTATGCGTTATATGCATTTGTTCTTATTCCGGCTTCGATCGTTCCTTTAGTCACATTTCAAGAGAACGCCGAAGGGTACATGGTTTATGTGCTGATGCTCAACGCATGCTTCTGGATACTTGTGGCGATGCAGCGAATGAAGATGCGGCCACTGCAGATTATTGCCTT is part of the Lignipirellula cremea genome and encodes:
- a CDS encoding lipopolysaccharide biosynthesis protein; translated protein: MSIISAKIQSRFTQISSGESFWGAVARLMLGGSVSHLITIAVSPIITRLYSPEQFSQAGVCISFAAIASVFITLRYEFAIVSAENSEESRRLFALTIALSAPMSLLAAIVLWVISSYGVTEAAGSNLIYLVVLPFLMFFMSLQVALRQWRLSTSRYLGIGASLLSQGVSKSTSQVAFGLIQLGGVGLVAGEAIARMVGSYCLLICGPMEWTLLKKDLRPSILWQVFKKHRDFPLLSLPSAALNSIATNLPVPLLAYTYGPEAAGSYFLIRRAISIPMALMGQSVADVFHKSMAVQAANTPEKSLRFLDRTVVRLFAIGFLPALCAITLGPQAVTFVFGEAWELAAACTPGLAIWTLFQFSIGSISQTITVYRAFRFKLIYDAIVLVGSVAAIAGAQYAGVAVLPAINLLAAANVAAYLVYFLIMRHIVKTAASS